The sequence below is a genomic window from Lolium perenne isolate Kyuss_39 chromosome 4, Kyuss_2.0, whole genome shotgun sequence.
GCATTTACTCCGCAAAGGCAACATACAAACTATTATGTCAGGAAGAACGAGGTTCTTCATGGCGACCCCAATCTGGAGCTCCTTTGAACCACTAAAGTGTAATTTTTTTGGTTGGCTGGTGGTGCAGTACAAGCTGTGGACATCAGATCGGAGACAGAGGCACGGGCTGCAAGATCAGACAGATGTATGTCTCACTTGCCTACAAGAGGTGGACAACGTGGATAACATCTTGGTGAGGTGCAGCAATGCAAAGGTGGTCTGGCATGGGTGTCTATGTCGAGCTCGACTGCTAATCTTAGAACCTTAGGGGAACAACATTCTTGAGGCTTGGTGACTTGGCAGTAGGAAGCTGGTCAGGAAGGAGGATAGGAGGAAGTTCGATACCATGGTGATCTTGATAGCTTGGATGCTCTGGAAGTAGCATAATGCCCACGTCTTTGGTAATAGGAGGGATCAATGTGATATTGATCATACGATTGATAGAATCCACGATGAGCTTCAGTTGTGGCCTTGTGGGAGAGTGCAAGGATGGGAGGGAGAGAACACCGAGCGTGAGAGTAGGCTTAGGTGTGGAGTGGAGTTGGTGTGAGTCGAACTGATTGTTAGCTATAAGTCTCGGTTAATTGTTTTTTTACTTCCCTTATAAAAATATGGCACGCGTTTTGCGTGCTCTCGACAAAAATTCTGCCATATCCGTTCTAAATTGGTTGACGCGATTTTGGTCAGATTTAATCTCTGGATACATACACGTTTTAGTGTGTAGGTTCTTTCATTTTAGAAAAATAACTTGCGTCAAATAATTTGTAACAAAGGGAGTAGCAATTTTTTTGGCCACTCCAGAAGATCGAGTAGTTAGTTGCATGCACATACGAACTAGTAAAACTTAATGTAATCTACAAATTTATTTTATGATGGTTTTGATTCTAACGTGTAGATTTTTTTTAGAAAACACGCTTATCGTACTGTGTGGTGGACAGTGGCGGAGCCACACTTAGACTGTGTAGTCATTTGACGACACAGTTTTTAGGCAATACAAGCTTAAAGTGtgtaaaaataattaaaaatttaTATAAATACATGCATTTGACTACACAACTTTAGCATGACTACACATAATTAATATCCTGGCTCCGGACTGGTGGTGGATACTCAGTCGTGTGTGCACGTGTGTGCGCGGCTTCCTTGTACTTGCACAAGTGACAAAATGCCGTTCGTTCATAAAAACCACAGTTCAGTCTCGCGATCACAAGGGAAACCATGCCCTGGCGTGGCGATCGGGCAGAAAGATCAACAGAATTTGCGAGTTTTCAAGTCCGCTCTGCCGTCAACTTAACTGCCTCCCCGCGACCTGGATTTGGTCAGTCCCCGTACAGTACCACTAGGAGCACTGATATTCTACAGGTCTGTACTCAAAGTCGTGTCATTCGGTTATATTCTTGTCAGATATCTCAATCTACCTGGACTGACTGGCTCCTAGCACCGGCCGTAGTCAATGCTTTGCGAATTTAAAATTTAAGAAGAGCCACTGCACTCGAAACTGTCCGAAAACGTGCCTGGTGGACGAAGAAAAAGGTACAGCAGTATCATTGGGTGCTGATGGGATTGGCCATTATCAGAAAATGAGATTTGAACCAGCACCGATATTGACCTCGCCTCTTTGGCTACCTACGTGGTACATTACATGCCTATTATTTGCGCAGTTTACACTGCTTTTGCATGCCAAATTAAGGCTTCTCCATGAGTGAAAGGGGTATATAAAATTCATACAGTATAGTTTATATATAATTTCCTCGACCTCAAAAAAGATGACGCAGATGTGATTATCTTTTTTCGAAATGCATCAAAAAGATGCATACAGCAGCTTTATTACCTTATTAAAGTCTAGTTGAGATTGATTAAATTTGGATATATGAAGACATGATTTGGCATATAGAATTATTTAGATACATTCCAATTTCGAAAAATTTCCGTGATTCTTTTGTAGGATGGAGGAAGTACTACATACATTGATCAATCAAATTAAGGATGCACGTCTATAGTTCTCCTACGGCTCTAAATACTTATCGCATGTTCAATAAATCTAAACATATTTTAGCTTATATTTTGCTTGAATCTAAGATAAATATTTATAGTTGGAGCCAGTACACAACTTAATTTAAAGTGAAAGTACCTTAGTAACACTATCACTTCTTGGAGTGGCTAATTTTCGTTGAATGAGAATTAACTTAGTTGTTAGtaaaataatgttattaaaccttAGTCCAAACATGATTGGCACGAAGTAAATAGTTTGAGTCATTTTTTCTACTCAGTCCCAACCGATTTTTTCTGCTCCCTCCGTTTCAGAAAAAAGAGCTAATCAAATTTATCTAGATACATCGTATTTAGAAAAAAATTAAGCAGCTTTTTAAAGACGTATGAGTACTAAGATATACAAATCTGATGCATGGTGTAATCCTAATAGCTCTGAAACAGGTAGCGAGGCAGGAAAAGAAAAATatgccgattcatattaattgatgcTAAAATAGatatatctacaactaaaatgtatctagatacatctatattagcgtTAAGTAATACAAATTATAGGGGTCAGTAAAGAGTGGCTCAAAAGTGGCCTCCGGAATTTTTATTCCCGAGCAAAGTACCTGCATGAAGACTGACTGCCCCTACCGTTCCGCATAAGTTAACGACCAGGCCAGGTGGCTCTCTTTGCGGTGGCTCATTTTGCTCACTCGTTCCACATAAGCTTACAACGACTTGACTTGGTAATATTTTTTTTGCTCAAAATAAATACCCCGTTAATTAACGGCTCACGAGACCGGGTCTCACACGCATCCCACTCTTTTTTGCTTGTTGCATATATAAACGAGCTCTCAAATCTCAACTCTCAGCCCTCGCAGTCTCGCACAGATCAAACGTGAGTTGCACGCGCACCGAGCGAGAGCGAGGCACTGATCGGTCTAGctatctacatggagtcccgtcaCCGGCGCCACCACCACATCGAGGCGCCGAAGCCAACATGGATCGTCACGCTCAAGACTactccgccggcgccggcgagggACAACTCCACGAGGAAGCTCGCGGCGGCCGCGTACACACCGCCGCTCTTCCTGTCGCCGTCCGTGTGGCAGAGGGCGCAAAACGGCAGGAAGAGCAGGGCCGAGGGCGGCCGTGACGACGCCGGGAGCCGCGGCAGCGTTCCCGACTCGCCGAGGATCGGCTGCATGGGGCAGGTCAATGGGATACGGAGATGTTCCAGCGAGCGCGGCGCCCCGGCCGCGAGGAGATCGGCCTCTAAGCCTGACTACGCATGCGGCAGCCTGGCCGGGCTCATGGCGGGGCTCTTCGGGCGGCGGAAGGGGAGGAAGGCGCGCGCCTACTCCAAGGTCACGGACGTGCCGAGCgactcgtcgtcctcgtcggggagcgctcggggtgcTTGTGCACCACCAGCGGTCCGCCGGTTTGACCCGCCGTTGCCGGTGCCGGCGGTAAGACGGCCCGCGGTGGAAGAGAACGCCCCCAGCCTTTGGGAGCGACGGCGCGGCGGTGCCATGGCCCTGGAGGGTCTTCAGTTAGCGTAGGATCGTGGCAGAGTTCAGTGCGGCCGTACGTTAGCTTGCTGCCGAACCAAACTAAACTTCACGCTTGATTGCAAATTCATCACTACTCTCGCATACGTATGCGTATAGCGTTGACATGCTCGCGTTTCGGGACTTAGCTAACTTCTATGTATACCGAATATGCAAATTCATATTCAGTACAACACAAAGATGTTCTGGAGCTTCATCACACACATGGTCTCTACGCAATCATATCATGTTTGTATGCATGATTTTTGTGTAACTTAGTTTTCCTTCGAGTGAAAATTAAGTTGGATCGTATTTAATTTTAAGACGATCAGATTAGCATCCTGATTCGTGCGGTCCCTGGAGCAATATATGAGCTGCAACTAGAAAACAAAATAAGCTGAATCCGAAAAAAATACTCACCAGCAAAATAAAATTCACGTAGCACAAAAATGTTGAAGTGGTAAAAAATATATTTACGTAGTATAAAAAACGTGGGGAGTATAGAGTCATGCTCCCATCTTCCACGTTTAGTTGACTTCTGTTGCTGGAAATTCCCTGCTCCCATCTTCCACGATGGTGTGTGTGCAACAATTTAGTTGACTTGTCGCCGCGCAATAGTCTTAGACTCTTATTAGACTAGTTACAATGGGGAGTATCGTATAGTACTATCATGCGTATAAAATTACTCTATGATATTatcttcacaatgcatagtatcatgtagCACCGTACCTGAGAAAATGAAGGCCCGGTACGGAACCAAAAATTAGGGCCTCGATGTAAACATTGGAATTACAAAGCCACCTTTTAatgttatactccctccgtcccaaaatgtgagGCGCCTAAGCTTTAGTCAAAAGTAAAAATATTTTAAATTTAATCAAATTTATACGTAAAAATATAAACATTCACAATGCCAAAGcaatatcaatagattcaccaGAAAGTATAGTTTCTTAAAATGtccatttgatattgtagatatcAATATTTTtctgtataaacttggtcaaacttagaagATATTGACTTTTGGCTAAAACTTAGGTGCCTTATATTTTGGAAAGGAGGGAGTAATATCATGTCGGTGGTCTAATTTGTGGAGTAAAATTACATCTTATGAGAATGCAATTCTCAGAATTTAAAAGTTATATGTGCAATGATTGCATTAGGAAAATAATCCATTTGTATTCAAAAGATATAAATATTAATATGTCTGGTATTTTTGTTTGGATTTTGGATTAAAATCATGAACTAAGTCATTACCATCAATTTTGGATTTTCCCCAGTTTAAGTGCAGTCTCAAGAAGAAAACGCACGTACTCATTAATATTCTTAACAGTAATTAGATGGTAGTTGAGGCCGGGTGCAGCCTACTGTGCTAGCTACCTAGCAGCTGCATAAGTACAACACCAGGCCGCGCTCACGCTAGAAAAAAAGATAAGAATGAGAGAGAGAAGTGCGTGCGTGACATGGTGCCCTTCCATTAACTCGATATCAGGTTTCTAAGCGGCAGTACTCCCTCCGTACCGATTTACATGACAATTACacattttgagaatttttttaacTACAAACTTGATCaacaaaatataagatatatgtcacaaaaattatactattgaaacgtgatatatatcttatatttcGTTGATCAAATTAGAAATCAAAGTTTTTTCTTGAAATACATGATTGCCCTTTAAACCGGTATGGAGAGAGTACTGCTCAATGTATAGGTTAGTAGAGTACAAAATAATAGTCTAACAAGAAAATTTGGGGGCCCTCTAGATTTGGAGGCCTGTGCAGTCGCACACTCCGCACATGTGTGCGGTACGGTCCTGATATCATGCAGTAGTATCATTGACTAGTTATATttattgatttgtagaatctcaatataAAATTGTGTACAAGATTTTGTTTGGATCAATTTTTTTAGTACTATGTGCTATGATATGGTATCCACCTATGATAATACtatcatctctttcttcattaatTGATGTGATATATCAGATTTTTGAATGCATGTAGTGCATGCATGTAGTTATAACTAAGAGATCATTACGAAAATGCTACTTCTGTCCCAAAGCTTaagtattatttttagaaagttaaattatgtcaagtttgactaagtttttaccaaaaatcattaacatgcaaaatataaaatcaatatcattagatagataatggaATATATTTTCgtgtggtatctacaaaatattatatttattgatatatttttctaaatgtttggtcaaactttatttggtttaacttttcaaaaaaaaaaatccttaagctttgggatggaggtagtatcagTTACGGTACAGCGTACCTCCTCATCTCTTGTTTGAAAGGTATACATTCTCATGTTATAAATCACATTCTTACTACATTATTTAGTTTGCATCTTTTATTATTTGTATTATGAAGGTCTATATCACTACTATTGAGATTTAATAAGAACAAATCATTCACAATGGATGCATGACCATAATATTCTCCGACTTCAAAGAATAACCATCTCGCAATAAACACGATCTAGATATAAGTTTCATGCTTACTTtttaggcaccaaataacaattattagaaTTATAACTAATCCTAAAGGTAGACGTAGAGGGAGCATGCAGATGGTGACCACATCAACTTTGGAGCTATTGCCAACACACATCGTCACCTCGTTTCTCGCTAGTTTTCGTTTATTCAGTATTTTTTATTTCAAGTTACAAATGTTAGCTACCGAACTAGTATAAAATACACAGGCACTACTGCGAGCAGTAGTAAGAtatacatcaataacatgtatatctaatATATCAAATTGCCAGCTTTCTTATCTGCCAAGTACTTGGGACTGTTGTGCTTCAGGTGACCATTGCCCTCGCAATGAAAGCACACACTGCCAGGCTTAGGTCCAGACTTGGCCTTCTTCGGAGAGCAGCAACGTGCTTCTCACCCTTCTTTcccttattgaaacttgggattttATTGAACATCaacaattgatgttctttcttgatTTCTATGTCGGTGCAATTATCAACATTGTGAAAGGATCATGGATTCACTTGCTCATCCCCTGCATGTTATAATCAAGCATGAAGCCTTTGTATTGTAGCTAGGTGGGAGCGATTGGAGTACCTGTCACTCTTAAGCTCATTGGAGATCTTGCATCCCAGCTAGTCAAGACACTGAGTGTAGCTCGTCATCTTAATGGCTTGCTCACTGATAGAGTTGTGCTCCTCCATCTTACACTTGAAGAACTTATATGAGATCTCATATCTCTCAATGCGGGCTTGAGTCTGAAACATGACTTTCACCTCTCCAACCATTTCATAGGCACCATGGTGTTCAAAACGTTTCTGGACTTTGGACTCGAAAGATGTAAGAATGGCATACTTAATTATCGTGTAGTCATCACTTCGCGACTCATAGACATTTGCTTCGTCCTGGGTCGCTTTTTCACCAGGAGGGTTACGCTGTCACCAGCGGTGCATCGATCACATACAACTTCTTAGTTCTTACACCCAGTGAGAATGATCCTAACATTGCGGTTCTAGTTGTTGAAATTTCTCCCAGATTCTTTCAACTTTGAATCCAAAATATATTGCATACTCACTCCCAAATCAAATTTGGACTAAATTGAACAAAAAGTACCCACAATTAGTATGTATCAGAGGGAGTACAAACAAACACATGAATACGCAATCTTTAGTTGAGAAAGCTAGTTagcacgaagtatcaacatcaagcTATTGCTGCAATGACAAGGTACTTGGTTCAGTCTACTCGACAGAAAGGTTTTGTGTTCGAATCcttatttttttttttgtatttgtcATGAAGAAACAGTGTAGTAGGAAGAGGCTGACTTTCGGGAACCATCAACCAACAAAGTTCCTTAACGTAAAAAAGGTAAATTAAACAGAAATGGATCGAAAAGGCAAATAGCCTGTAATATCACAAGTAAAAAAACCAAAGATAGTACACATTCTTGTAGACACCGGGGAACCATTAGCCTGCAACATCCCTCAACGTTAACAAGGTAAAATTAAACGGAAGTGAttgaaaaaaaaggcaaatagctctAAGATCATGGGTCAAAAACTCGAAGATAACATACGTTTCTTGGacagggaggctgacattggggacccattagCCAGGAACATCTCTCAACGGTATCAAGATAAAATCAAATAAAAGGGATGAAAAAAGAAAAGTATCCCACAATATTATGGTAAAAAATAATTAATACATTTCACGTGTCTTGTACAGGCtggtagacatcgaggacccatcAGCCAGAACCATAAATAGATTAATCAGGATTCAGGAAACGTCAAGCATGCTGAAACACATGAACAGCTGAAAAATGTGCCAGACATACTTCCATCGCGGCCCCAAAGACCTCCCTACAATGCTTGGGTGCCGATTTGGGTAGACATGGCACTCCCACCCGAAAAAATTGACATCTACCACTAACCAGGCAACCATCTCCGACGTTTTTTTTCCAGATTCGTGGCACTAGAGATCCTCCAAAACGAATTTCTTTTAGTGATCTACCACGACACGAAATTTTTTTTGTTCTGGATGGGTCATCATTGACGGTGGTGTCCAACTTCGTTGCCCGTGGTAACTATTTTTGTAGTGCCTGTTTTCAATTTTGGAGGTTTGAGTTCATCCTTTTATTGCCTTTTCAAGTTATTCACGTGATGATTTATTTTTCCATTGAGATGCATGCATGGTGAGCTCAATTatagtttcatgttttttgcaCATCGATTCCTCATCCAAAACATGACAAACTGTTCTTGTTTTTATAATTTTCGCGATTTTTTACTCCAAATGGGGAAAGGGAATTGTACATTTTTTTATTCATGTTCCAAGTGTAAGGTCATTCTTTTGTTGAAGAACATGTTTCTGGGTTTCTTTTTATTTATAATGGGAATAAGGGAATTCTAG
It includes:
- the LOC139830870 gene encoding uncharacterized protein, translating into MESRHRRHHHIEAPKPTWIVTLKTTPPAPARDNSTRKLAAAAYTPPLFLSPSVWQRAQNGRKSRAEGGRDDAGSRGSVPDSPRIGCMGQVNGIRRCSSERGAPAARRSASKPDYACGSLAGLMAGLFGRRKGRKARAYSKVTDVPSDSSSSSGSARGACAPPAVRRFDPPLPVPAVRRPAVEENAPSLWERRRGGAMALEGLQLA